A stretch of Coleofasciculaceae cyanobacterium DNA encodes these proteins:
- a CDS encoding ComEA family DNA-binding protein, which translates to MFELSQIGIRHKIANDPYYRFQSLREIAIAAELGIKIDVNQATVDDWLRLPGLSIHQARSLVELVTMGVQLVCLEDVAAAISVPTQRLRALEPILAFAYYDRLSPLSPEKTNLNTASVAEIATIAGINSDLAQEFFKNRQEYGSYRNIVDLQRRLNLNSDLTSQLMHYIRF; encoded by the coding sequence ATGTTTGAACTATCTCAAATTGGCATTAGACATAAAATAGCTAACGATCCTTACTATCGTTTTCAATCATTACGAGAAATTGCGATCGCGGCTGAATTGGGAATTAAAATAGATGTTAATCAAGCGACGGTTGATGATTGGCTGAGGTTACCAGGATTGTCGATTCATCAGGCGCGATCGTTAGTAGAATTAGTCACAATGGGAGTGCAGCTTGTTTGTCTTGAGGATGTTGCTGCTGCTATTAGTGTTCCTACACAGCGTTTGAGAGCTTTAGAACCTATATTGGCTTTTGCCTATTACGATCGTCTTAGTCCTCTCAGTCCAGAAAAAACAAATCTTAACACTGCTTCAGTTGCTGAAATTGCTACTATTGCTGGAATTAATTCTGACCTAGCTCAAGAGTTTTTTAAGAATCGCCAAGAATACGGTAGCTATCGAAACATCGTCGATCTACAGCGTCGCTTGAATCTCAACAGTGACTTAACATCACAGCTAATGCACTATATCAGATTTTAA
- a CDS encoding NINE protein yields MLDKFFKYYKNRRIAVALALLGTVTPIVGLHKLYLGQPVWGIIYLLLWSTPISRIAAAVDAVWYLVQDLEQFERQFNGHSQYNLNLNTSPQVKAIAEALRELDRLREDGLLTEYEFEQKRRQLLEHIA; encoded by the coding sequence GTGCTGGATAAATTTTTCAAATATTATAAGAATCGACGTATTGCGGTAGCGTTAGCTTTGCTAGGTACAGTTACACCGATCGTAGGACTCCATAAGCTATATTTAGGTCAGCCAGTCTGGGGAATTATTTATCTTCTTTTATGGTCTACGCCCATATCTCGCATTGCTGCTGCCGTTGACGCCGTATGGTATCTGGTTCAAGATCTCGAACAATTTGAGCGTCAATTTAATGGTCATAGCCAGTACAATCTAAATCTTAACACCTCACCTCAGGTAAAGGCGATCGCTGAAGCCCTGCGAGAACTAGATCGCCTGCGTGAAGATGGCTTACTCACCGAATATGAATTTGAGCAGAAGCGCCGTCAGCTATTAGAGCATATTGCCTAA
- the metK gene encoding methionine adenosyltransferase — protein MSNNYLFTSESVTEGHPDKICDQISDTILDAILSQDPASRVAAEVVVNTGLVLVTGEITTKAQVNYVDLVRNKIAEIGYTHAENGFSANSCSVLIALDEQSPDIAQGVTSAQEQRENLSDSELDEIGAGDQGLMFGYACNETPELMPMPISLAHGVSRRLAEVRKQGELSYLRPDGKTQISVQYEDGKPVGIDTILVSTQHTETIGDISEGSDVQKKIKDDLWSAVIQPVFADLKLKPNDNTRFLVNPTGKFVVGGPQGDSGLTGRKIIVDTYGGYSRHGGGAFSGKDPTKVDRSASYACRYVANNIVAAGLADKCEVQVSYAIGVARPVSIFIETFGTAKVTEEKLLELVKQHFELRPAGIIQTLNLRNLPQERGGRFYQDVAAYGHFGRTDLDLSWEKTDKAQLLKEYLLSKSAA, from the coding sequence TTGTCTAATAATTATCTATTTACCTCCGAATCAGTCACAGAAGGTCATCCAGATAAAATTTGCGATCAAATTTCTGATACTATTTTAGATGCCATATTATCTCAAGATCCCGCCAGTCGTGTAGCAGCAGAAGTAGTTGTTAACACTGGCTTAGTCTTGGTTACAGGAGAAATTACGACTAAAGCTCAAGTAAACTATGTAGATTTAGTTAGAAACAAAATTGCCGAAATTGGCTATACTCATGCAGAAAATGGATTTTCAGCTAATAGCTGTTCAGTATTAATTGCTCTGGATGAACAATCACCAGACATTGCACAAGGTGTAACCTCTGCTCAAGAGCAGCGTGAAAATCTAAGTGACAGTGAACTGGATGAAATTGGCGCAGGCGACCAAGGACTAATGTTTGGCTATGCTTGTAATGAAACCCCTGAATTGATGCCTATGCCGATTAGCTTAGCTCATGGCGTGTCTCGACGTTTGGCAGAGGTACGTAAACAGGGTGAACTATCTTATCTACGTCCTGACGGTAAAACTCAAATTTCAGTTCAATATGAAGACGGGAAACCTGTCGGAATCGATACCATACTTGTTTCTACTCAGCACACCGAAACTATTGGTGATATATCCGAAGGTAGTGATGTTCAAAAGAAAATCAAAGATGACTTATGGTCTGCCGTAATTCAGCCTGTATTTGCTGATTTAAAATTAAAACCTAACGACAACACTCGTTTTTTAGTCAATCCTACAGGTAAATTTGTAGTTGGCGGTCCTCAAGGTGATTCTGGACTGACAGGTCGCAAAATTATTGTTGATACTTATGGTGGTTACTCTCGTCATGGTGGCGGTGCTTTTTCAGGCAAAGATCCCACAAAAGTAGATCGCAGTGCTTCTTATGCTTGTCGCTATGTCGCTAATAACATTGTGGCAGCAGGTTTAGCCGATAAATGCGAAGTACAGGTTAGTTATGCTATTGGTGTTGCCAGACCGGTTAGTATCTTTATCGAAACGTTTGGTACTGCTAAAGTTACGGAAGAAAAGCTTTTAGAGCTAGTTAAACAACACTTTGAGTTACGACCAGCGGGGATTATTCAAACTCTCAACTTACGTAATTTACCTCAAGAAAGAGGTGGTCGTTTTTATCAAGATGTAGCTGCTTATGGACATTTTGGTAGAACCGATCTTGATTTATCTTGGGAAAAAACTGATAAAGCGCAGCTATTGAAAGAGTATTTGTTATCAAAAAGCGCAGCTTGA
- a CDS encoding HAD family hydrolase encodes MSIEIGCQDLKFNNIAAVIFDKDGTLENSLAFWREVGTERARLIDAQIPGVGEPLMMAFGILDNILDPQGLMAVGSRYENEIAAAAYIAETGRSWHEARKIAQSAFTEISESKYLTKTSESAPLFPDVRDTFQSLTSAGLKIGILSADSTEEVKKFMASHQLQDYIQLCIGVDNEITKPDPRLFWQACQSLGVLAEQTLMVGDAVGDMMMAKNAKAAGKIGICRYQNYQLPMADVQINSLLEIQTL; translated from the coding sequence TTGTCGATCGAGATCGGCTGTCAAGACTTAAAGTTTAATAATATAGCTGCCGTTATCTTTGATAAGGATGGTACTTTAGAAAACTCTTTGGCATTTTGGCGAGAAGTAGGTACAGAAAGAGCGCGTTTGATTGATGCTCAAATTCCAGGAGTAGGAGAACCTTTGATGATGGCATTTGGTATTTTAGATAATATCTTAGATCCTCAAGGTTTAATGGCAGTGGGTAGTCGCTATGAAAACGAAATTGCTGCTGCTGCCTATATCGCCGAAACTGGAAGAAGCTGGCATGAAGCCAGAAAAATTGCCCAGTCAGCTTTTACAGAGATATCTGAATCAAAATATTTAACCAAAACTTCAGAATCAGCTCCCTTATTTCCTGATGTTAGAGATACTTTTCAATCTTTAACTAGTGCAGGTTTAAAAATAGGCATTCTCTCAGCTGACTCTACAGAGGAAGTCAAGAAATTTATGGCTAGTCACCAATTACAAGACTATATACAGTTATGTATAGGAGTAGATAATGAAATTACCAAACCAGATCCACGGCTTTTCTGGCAAGCTTGCCAAAGTTTAGGCGTTTTAGCTGAGCAAACCTTAATGGTAGGGGATGCTGTTGGAGACATGATGATGGCAAAGAATGCTAAAGCAGCTGGAAAAATTGGCATTTGTCGTTACCAAAATTACCAACTTCCCATGGCAGATGTACAGATTAATAGCCTGTTAGAAATTCAAACTTTGTAA
- a CDS encoding 30S ribosomal protein S1, giving the protein MVNQQANSTKDIGFTHEDFAALLDKYDYHFSPGDIVAGTVFSMEPRGALIDIGAKTAAYIPIQEMSINRVDNPSEVLQADETREFFILTDENEDGQLTLSIRRIEYMRAWERVRQLQQEDATVRSNVFATNRGGALVRIEGLRGFIPGSHISAREAKEDLVGEDLPLKFLEVDEERNRLVLSHRRALVERKMNGLEVGQVVRGSVRGIKPYGAFIDIGGVSGLLHISEISHDHIDTPHSVFGVNDELKVMIIDLDAERGRISLSTKQLEPEPGDMLKNREIVFEKAEEMAEKYRQKLLAEAEGITLEEAVASDEPVADQDVAEEVATETIVEDSTEDLEGEMVAAGTEE; this is encoded by the coding sequence ATGGTCAATCAGCAAGCAAACAGCACTAAAGATATTGGTTTTACTCACGAAGATTTCGCTGCTCTCCTGGACAAATATGACTATCACTTCAGCCCTGGAGATATAGTAGCAGGAACTGTTTTTAGTATGGAACCAAGGGGAGCTTTAATTGACATTGGTGCTAAAACGGCTGCTTATATACCCATTCAGGAGATGTCGATTAATCGAGTTGATAATCCTAGCGAAGTTCTTCAGGCAGACGAGACAAGAGAGTTTTTTATTCTAACTGACGAGAATGAAGACGGACAGCTAACTCTTTCTATTAGACGCATTGAATATATGCGTGCCTGGGAGCGTGTCAGACAGCTTCAGCAAGAAGATGCCACAGTTCGTTCTAATGTTTTTGCTACTAATCGTGGTGGTGCATTAGTCAGAATTGAAGGATTGCGTGGTTTTATTCCTGGTTCTCATATTAGTGCTAGAGAAGCAAAAGAGGATTTGGTGGGGGAAGATTTACCCTTAAAATTTTTGGAAGTTGATGAAGAACGCAACCGCCTTGTTTTAAGTCATCGTCGTGCCTTGGTAGAGCGCAAGATGAATGGTTTAGAAGTGGGTCAAGTTGTCAGAGGTTCTGTACGCGGTATCAAACCTTATGGTGCATTTATTGATATCGGTGGAGTAAGCGGATTGCTTCACATTTCCGAGATATCTCACGATCATATTGATACTCCTCATAGCGTTTTTGGAGTAAATGATGAACTCAAGGTAATGATTATTGACCTTGATGCAGAAAGAGGTCGTATATCTCTATCGACCAAGCAGCTAGAACCAGAACCAGGTGATATGCTCAAAAATCGTGAAATAGTCTTCGAGAAAGCCGAAGAAATGGCCGAAAAATATCGTCAGAAACTCCTAGCCGAAGCTGAAGGAATTACTTTGGAAGAAGCAGTTGCGTCTGACGAACCAGTGGCCGATCAGGATGTGGCTGAGGAAGTAGCGACAGAAACAATTGTCGAAGATTCTACTGAAGATTTAGAAGGAGAAATGGTAGCCGCAGGAACAGAAGAGTAA
- the nrdR gene encoding transcriptional regulator NrdR, protein MHCPNCQHTESRVLESRSTESGQSIRRRRECLDCKQRFTTYERIELVPITVIKRDSSRESFDRAKLLRGILRAGEKTKMSYQKAEAIVDSIEANLQQNSGNEFSSSDIGELVLQNLRYENEVAYIRFASVYRKFQGIKDFVETLNHLQNENSQNSDFQAWQNPSANSSSAIADYVS, encoded by the coding sequence ATGCACTGTCCTAATTGTCAACATACGGAAAGCAGAGTATTAGAGTCTCGGTCTACAGAGAGTGGTCAAAGTATTCGACGTCGAAGGGAATGCCTCGATTGTAAACAACGTTTTACAACTTACGAGCGCATTGAGTTAGTTCCCATTACAGTAATTAAAAGGGATAGCAGTCGAGAATCTTTTGATCGCGCCAAATTGCTCCGAGGAATATTACGAGCTGGCGAAAAAACTAAAATGTCTTATCAAAAAGCGGAAGCTATTGTTGACAGTATTGAAGCCAATTTACAACAAAATTCAGGCAATGAGTTTAGTAGTAGTGATATTGGAGAACTAGTTTTACAAAATCTGCGTTACGAAAATGAAGTGGCATACATCCGTTTTGCCTCTGTATACAGAAAGTTTCAGGGAATCAAAGATTTTGTTGAAACTTTAAATCATCTTCAAAACGAAAATTCTCAGAATTCTGATTTTCAAGCTTGGCAAAATCCAAGTGCAAATTCTTCAAGCGCAATTGCCGACTATGTTTCTTAA
- a CDS encoding photosystem II reaction center protein T, protein MEAVAYILVLAMAISVLFFAIAFREPPRIEK, encoded by the coding sequence ATGGAAGCTGTTGCATACATTTTGGTTTTGGCTATGGCAATTTCAGTTCTCTTTTTTGCGATCGCTTTTCGTGAACCACCCCGTATTGAAAAATAA
- the psbB gene encoding photosystem II chlorophyll-binding protein CP47 translates to MGLPWYRVHTVVLNDPGRLISVHLMHTALVAGWAGSMALFELATFDPSDAVLNPMWRQGMYVLPFMARLGVDTSWGGWSVTGETGASAGFWSFEGVAIAHIVLSGLLFLAAVWHWVYWDLELFIDSRTGQPALDLPKMFGIHLFLSGLLCFGFGAFHLTGLWGPGMWVSDGFGLTGHVQGVAPEWGPGGFNPFNPGGVVAHHIAAGVVGIIAGLFHLSVRPPERLYKALRMGNIETVLSSSIAAVFFAAFVVTGTMWYGNATTPIELFGPTRYQWDQGYFKQEIQRRVETAMDDGLTQAQAWSTIPEKLAFYDYVGNSPAKGGLFRTGSMDSGDGIAQDWLGHAVFTDAEGRELEVRRMPNFFETFPVILTDADGVVRADIPFRRAESKLSVEQSGVSVSFYGGALNGQTFDNPSTVKKYARKAQLGEAFDFDTETLGSDGVFRTSPRGWFTFGHAVFALFFFFGHIWHGSRTLYRDVFAGVDPELEEEQVEWGFYQKVGDKSTRAAKEA, encoded by the coding sequence ATGGGACTACCTTGGTATCGAGTTCACACAGTCGTCCTGAACGATCCAGGAAGACTAATCTCAGTCCATTTAATGCACACTGCTTTGGTAGCAGGTTGGGCGGGTTCTATGGCTCTATTTGAGCTGGCAACTTTTGACCCTAGTGATGCTGTCCTAAATCCTATGTGGCGACAAGGTATGTATGTACTACCTTTTATGGCTCGTTTGGGTGTAGACACATCTTGGGGTGGCTGGAGTGTTACTGGTGAAACTGGGGCCAGCGCTGGGTTTTGGTCTTTTGAAGGTGTGGCGATCGCGCACATCGTTCTTTCTGGTTTACTGTTTCTCGCAGCAGTATGGCACTGGGTATATTGGGATTTAGAATTATTCATCGATTCCCGTACTGGTCAGCCAGCTTTAGATTTACCAAAAATGTTTGGTATTCATTTATTTTTATCTGGTCTACTTTGTTTTGGTTTTGGCGCATTCCACCTTACTGGCTTGTGGGGTCCTGGAATGTGGGTCTCAGATGGCTTCGGGTTGACTGGTCACGTCCAGGGAGTAGCTCCAGAATGGGGCCCTGGTGGGTTTAATCCCTTTAATCCTGGGGGTGTTGTGGCTCACCATATTGCTGCTGGTGTTGTAGGCATTATTGCAGGTTTGTTCCACCTCAGTGTTCGTCCGCCTGAGAGACTTTACAAAGCTCTGAGAATGGGTAACATTGAAACAGTTCTTTCTAGTAGTATTGCCGCAGTATTTTTTGCAGCTTTCGTAGTTACAGGAACTATGTGGTACGGTAATGCTACTACTCCCATCGAATTGTTCGGTCCTACGCGTTATCAGTGGGATCAAGGTTACTTCAAGCAAGAGATCCAGCGTCGTGTTGAAACTGCAATGGACGATGGTTTAACTCAAGCTCAAGCATGGTCGACAATTCCTGAAAAATTAGCATTTTATGACTATGTAGGCAACAGTCCCGCTAAAGGTGGGTTGTTCCGTACAGGTTCTATGGACAGTGGCGATGGTATTGCTCAAGATTGGTTAGGACACGCAGTATTTACTGATGCTGAAGGACGCGAATTAGAAGTTCGTCGTATGCCTAATTTCTTTGAAACATTCCCAGTTATTTTGACCGATGCTGATGGTGTAGTTAGAGCGGACATTCCTTTCCGTCGTGCAGAGTCTAAGCTTAGTGTTGAGCAAAGTGGCGTTAGCGTTTCCTTTTATGGTGGTGCATTAAATGGTCAAACCTTTGATAATCCATCTACCGTAAAGAAATATGCACGTAAAGCTCAACTGGGAGAAGCCTTTGATTTTGATACCGAGACTTTAGGGTCTGACGGTGTATTCCGTACTAGCCCGCGTGGTTGGTTTACCTTCGGTCATGCTGTATTTGCTCTATTCTTTTTCTTTGGTCATATTTGGCATGGTTCTCGTACATTATACCGAGACGTATTTGCTGGCGTTGACCCCGAGCTAGAAGAAGAACAGGTAGAATGGGGCTTTTACCAGAAAGTGGGTGATAAATCTACTCGTGCTGCCAAAGAAGCATAA
- a CDS encoding GNAT family N-acetyltransferase, protein MEIFKANIKQLNDVAFLFDQYRVFYRQNSDLKQAKQFIKTRLQQQDAVILLATKNNQPVGYTQLFPSWSSVSMQRVWILNDLFVLPTERNKGVAKALMNAAKEYAVSTNAVRIILATEVTNSIGQNLYQSMGYRKFDEFYHYVLAIA, encoded by the coding sequence ATGGAAATATTTAAAGCCAACATAAAACAATTGAATGATGTTGCTTTTTTGTTTGACCAATATCGAGTCTTCTATCGACAAAATTCCGATCTAAAACAGGCAAAACAGTTTATTAAAACCAGGTTGCAGCAACAAGATGCGGTTATTTTGCTAGCTACTAAAAATAATCAACCCGTTGGTTATACTCAGCTATTTCCATCTTGGTCTTCTGTGTCAATGCAAAGAGTCTGGATTCTTAATGATTTGTTTGTACTTCCAACAGAAAGAAACAAAGGAGTTGCTAAAGCGTTAATGAACGCAGCTAAAGAATATGCTGTATCTACTAATGCTGTTCGGATTATTCTCGCTACAGAAGTAACTAATAGCATTGGTCAAAATCTTTATCAATCAATGGGGTATCGCAAATTTGACGAGTTTTATCATTATGTACTGGCGATCGCCTAA
- a CDS encoding DUF2854 domain-containing protein, whose product MLRKIPLAAVGLTVGGILTAVGFYAYAVGMNTLNLAGFFYGIPLLLGGLALKASELKPVPYMAETTPEVKALRSQATPTQEQLRKDVTRFRYGQEAHLDDCLAKFGLSPTDEERPILAGIQEQSRDGAYTLLMQYYSPFFSLEDWKERQEKIEKFFGPDIKAEITQPKESRINVALIKS is encoded by the coding sequence ATGTTGCGCAAAATACCATTAGCGGCAGTAGGCTTAACTGTGGGAGGAATTTTAACCGCTGTAGGATTTTATGCCTATGCCGTAGGGATGAACACTCTTAATCTAGCAGGTTTTTTCTATGGAATACCTCTACTGTTAGGTGGATTAGCCCTTAAAGCGTCTGAGCTTAAGCCAGTACCTTACATGGCAGAGACTACTCCAGAAGTAAAAGCATTGCGATCGCAAGCAACTCCCACCCAAGAACAGTTACGTAAAGATGTAACTCGCTTTCGTTATGGGCAAGAAGCGCACCTGGATGACTGTTTGGCTAAATTCGGTTTAAGCCCCACAGACGAAGAAAGACCAATATTAGCTGGCATTCAAGAACAATCTAGAGACGGTGCATATACTCTACTGATGCAATACTATTCACCCTTTTTCTCCTTAGAAGACTGGAAAGAAAGACAAGAGAAAATCGAAAAGTTTTTTGGTCCGGATATTAAAGCGGAAATTACTCAACCTAAAGAATCTCGCATTAATGTGGCATTAATCAAATCTTAA
- the rnhA gene encoding ribonuclease HI, protein MDYKNRIMTEVESLPESLLPELLSYVQTLKPKAAPSKIKLTIKPKSFSEDTNTIIIYTDGACTGNPGAGGYGAVIIDGDRREELSGGYKLTTNNRMEMMGAIVALKSLKPNSQVKLHSDSKYIVDAVVKGWAKKWQSNGWRRNTKEMAKNPDLWQELLDLCQIHNVEFKWVRGHAGIPENERCDRLAVAAAQQRNLPLDVGYAESI, encoded by the coding sequence ATGGATTATAAAAATAGAATTATGACGGAAGTTGAATCTCTACCTGAATCCTTGTTGCCTGAATTATTAAGCTACGTGCAAACTCTCAAACCCAAAGCAGCACCTTCTAAAATAAAGCTAACAATTAAACCAAAATCATTTTCAGAAGACACCAACACTATTATTATCTATACAGATGGTGCTTGTACGGGAAATCCTGGTGCGGGGGGATATGGTGCAGTAATTATCGATGGCGATCGCCGTGAAGAGCTGTCTGGTGGTTACAAACTTACTACTAATAACCGTATGGAGATGATGGGCGCGATCGTCGCTTTAAAATCGCTTAAACCTAATTCTCAAGTCAAGCTACACAGTGACTCTAAATATATCGTCGATGCAGTGGTTAAAGGCTGGGCAAAAAAATGGCAGTCAAACGGTTGGCGCAGAAATACCAAAGAAATGGCGAAAAACCCCGATCTATGGCAAGAATTACTCGATCTGTGTCAAATACATAATGTCGAGTTCAAATGGGTTAGAGGTCATGCTGGGATACCAGAAAACGAGAGATGCGATCGGCTAGCAGTTGCAGCGGCACAGCAGAGAAATTTACCATTAGATGTGGGTTATGCCGAATCAATCTAA
- a CDS encoding alpha/beta hydrolase, with translation MPIVDVRGVNHYYEWIRQSENSSKPVMVFVHGWGGSGRYWNSTAIALAHNFDCLLYDLRGFGRSTLPIDAPDLGYAMEDYADDLAALLDALNLDRVYLNAHSMGASIATFFLNRYTERVQQAILTCNGIFEYDAKAFAAFHKFGAYVVKFRYDWFLKFPFADRMFMARFLHRPINKSDRLAFLEDFLLADYEAAVGTIYTSVSKQAVETMPQEFAKLTVPTLMVSGEKDIIIPAKMGKQAAALNDNIHYIELPQTSHFPMLEDKTAYLKAIKEFLQVNSAVA, from the coding sequence ATGCCGATAGTAGATGTTCGTGGTGTAAATCACTATTATGAGTGGATTAGACAGTCAGAAAACTCTTCCAAGCCCGTGATGGTTTTTGTTCATGGTTGGGGAGGCTCAGGAAGATACTGGAATAGTACTGCGATCGCTCTTGCCCATAATTTTGATTGTCTGCTTTACGATTTACGTGGCTTTGGTCGTTCTACCTTACCAATAGATGCGCCAGATTTGGGATACGCTATGGAAGACTATGCCGACGATTTGGCTGCTTTGTTAGATGCCTTAAATCTCGATCGAGTTTATCTGAACGCTCATTCAATGGGAGCTTCAATTGCTACCTTTTTTCTTAACCGCTACACAGAAAGAGTACAGCAGGCAATTCTTACCTGTAATGGAATTTTTGAATACGATGCCAAAGCCTTTGCCGCCTTTCACAAGTTTGGCGCATATGTAGTAAAGTTTCGCTATGACTGGTTTTTAAAATTTCCCTTTGCTGACAGAATGTTTATGGCGCGGTTTTTACATCGTCCAATTAATAAAAGCGATCGCCTAGCTTTCTTAGAAGATTTCTTGCTGGCTGACTACGAAGCTGCGGTAGGAACAATCTATACTTCCGTCAGTAAACAAGCCGTAGAAACTATGCCTCAAGAATTCGCCAAGTTAACCGTGCCTACTCTGATGGTGTCAGGAGAAAAAGACATTATTATCCCAGCGAAAATGGGGAAACAAGCGGCAGCTCTAAATGACAATATTCACTATATAGAGCTGCCTCAAACCTCTCACTTTCCGATGCTAGAAGACAAGACAGCCTATTTGAAAGCAATTAAAGAATTTCTTCAAGTTAATAGCGCAGTTGCCTAA
- a CDS encoding nuclease A inhibitor family protein, with protein sequence MTENNLVGRLESLRDRELIQKLELASVDLLWLSEAEYPFQVYYCQDAANFAQNVLLQHDNYSPELKIEIQEFHSFFASVTQEQTWHNKEEKDEIKRYQALVNLMAENLTDIRVYLLGQVEIDVYILGETANKAIAGLTTKVITT encoded by the coding sequence ATGACAGAAAATAATCTTGTTGGTAGGTTAGAATCACTTCGTGATCGAGAGTTAATTCAAAAACTAGAATTAGCTAGCGTAGATTTGCTGTGGCTTAGTGAAGCAGAATATCCCTTTCAGGTATATTATTGCCAAGATGCAGCAAATTTTGCTCAAAACGTTTTATTGCAGCATGATAATTATTCCCCTGAGCTAAAAATAGAGATTCAAGAATTTCACTCTTTCTTTGCCTCTGTTACCCAAGAACAAACATGGCACAATAAAGAGGAGAAAGACGAAATAAAACGTTATCAGGCTTTAGTAAATTTAATGGCAGAAAATTTAACAGATATCCGAGTTTATTTATTAGGACAAGTAGAAATTGATGTTTATATCTTGGGCGAAACGGCAAATAAAGCGATCGCTGGTTTAACTACTAAAGTAATTACAACTTGA